One genomic region from Planktothrix serta PCC 8927 encodes:
- the tnpA gene encoding IS200/IS605 family transposase, with translation MAFWRTYYHLVWATENRQPLITADRESELYGYMIGKADYLGCIVHAIGGVEDHIHLVVSIPPKLSVSEFVKTIKGSSAYHLNHTPSTSGLGFSWQHGYGVLTLGGKQLEDAKAYVNNQKEHHSYGTTILGLEPDYQDKD, from the coding sequence ATGGCGTTTTGGCGTACCTATTATCATTTAGTTTGGGCAACAGAAAATCGACAACCTTTGATAACGGCTGATCGAGAATCAGAACTTTATGGTTATATGATCGGTAAAGCCGATTATCTGGGGTGTATTGTTCATGCAATTGGGGGTGTGGAGGATCACATTCATCTTGTAGTTTCTATTCCACCAAAATTATCGGTTTCTGAATTTGTCAAAACGATTAAAGGGAGTAGTGCTTATCATTTGAATCATACGCCTTCAACTTCGGGGTTAGGGTTTAGTTGGCAACATGGGTATGGGGTTTTGACATTAGGAGGTAAGCAATTGGAAGATGCAAAGGCTTATGTGAATAATCAAAAAGAACATCATTCTTATGGGACTACAATTTTGGGTTTAGAACCAGATTATCAAGACAAGGATTAG
- a CDS encoding ATP-binding response regulator has protein sequence MSPQADLQTFIQVVPVCRHDAPLEALRFIFAQGNCELVVIVNAQNHPLGMISLHRFLPHLLNRVNTFSHFVQPANPAEHPEVPNTEPSLPDVFSALIEPLIGVPSHLSLEEFWLYLQYQSFHPVIENPQHQSVPLALVNQRGEFIGLINSLQVLGYLAKHPQRFTQVQQPRPSPLGNSDFNAEPQERLDRSSAGNFPMSERLIRFLDELPIPLMIQGDDGSIMGQNLAWRSLIGRGSELVQEVAESVTRWSETTAFFPAEKSPTPPLETSVDSGFSTSRLTNISQPLTSNTPSLQMPNWCQLGSQPDTYICICPISHNQERVWQFTRQRLNPEWEMALCLANGENDLWLVLAQDITEQHRVAQELTAKNTDLIQLNRLKDEFMACISHELKTPLTAVLGLSSLLKDQALGELNERQARYAQLIHKSGRHLMLVVNDILDLTRIETGQLELVSEPLQIQAVCERAFEMTLQQYQSQDKSDIKLQAEILAQTKGRFTLEIEPGLETLVADELRLRQMLVNLLCNALKFTPDGSEFGLKVGQWENWIAFTVWDQGIGIPDDKQHLIFQKFQQLESPLTRKFEGTGLGLVLTQRLARLHGGDVSFISKLDKGSQFTLLLPPSPPRCNWELGNKISSEETGFSSSAHSTFPQQSRLVLVAETVPHFIQTLSEQLTHLGYRVVIARSGTEAVEKARRLQPRVILLNPLIPLLSGWDVLTLLKTDVQTHQIPVIVTATLGDKQRAIVNHCDGFLNLPVQGSELEKLLGELLPEVSSSVPQPLMILWLSLSGDQHNLSSTETLGNKNSIYHSALFLSQFSHCRILEADDINQAALIARIWHPNVIVLERDTAVKNPLNLLNEISLQESLAHLPIVTLDPVTTQVANQVKNLSIFPCLASPSEDSTKSKIFSLSMSSALLEVIQIATRLSWKPSILVVDSSVLPQQQLGNRLKTNHRNSKPTFKPKVTTSSSQINYSTSIKPSTVNSDNLDSSYNTNLKIEQALVQYIEIAGFRSIMGKGWEEILQKIQCKSLDLMLICFEEKSFTNLVEALSVLEKMEAKIPVIILVKSEVKFKGKAVEKKRKLKSSSPVELQDCIGDKIAIHLQNFTASFPVKVLPFNLSVESLLEEIKILLTHLQP, from the coding sequence ATGTCTCCCCAAGCTGACCTCCAAACCTTTATTCAGGTCGTACCTGTTTGTCGCCATGATGCTCCCCTAGAGGCGTTACGGTTTATTTTTGCTCAGGGTAACTGTGAACTGGTCGTGATTGTCAACGCCCAAAATCATCCCTTGGGAATGATTTCTCTGCATCGGTTCCTTCCCCATCTCCTCAATCGTGTCAATACGTTCTCCCATTTTGTCCAACCTGCGAACCCCGCAGAACATCCAGAAGTCCCCAACACCGAACCCTCACTCCCCGATGTGTTTTCTGCCTTAATCGAGCCTCTGATTGGAGTTCCATCCCATTTAAGCCTAGAAGAATTTTGGCTGTATTTGCAATATCAGAGTTTCCATCCTGTGATCGAAAATCCTCAACATCAAAGTGTACCCCTAGCTTTAGTGAATCAGAGGGGAGAATTTATTGGGTTAATCAATAGTTTACAGGTGTTGGGATATTTAGCGAAACATCCTCAACGGTTTACCCAAGTTCAACAACCTAGACCTTCCCCTCTAGGTAATTCTGACTTCAATGCAGAACCCCAAGAACGCTTAGACCGTTCATCGGCGGGAAATTTTCCCATGTCTGAGCGTTTAATTCGGTTTTTGGATGAACTACCGATTCCGTTAATGATTCAAGGCGATGATGGCAGTATCATGGGTCAAAATTTAGCATGGCGATCGCTAATTGGCCGAGGATCAGAATTAGTGCAGGAAGTTGCTGAATCTGTAACCCGTTGGTCTGAAACAACGGCGTTTTTCCCTGCTGAAAAATCCCCGACTCCGCCCTTAGAAACCTCTGTAGATTCTGGATTTTCGACCAGCCGTTTAACAAATATTTCTCAACCTTTAACCTCGAATACACCCTCCTTACAAATGCCGAATTGGTGTCAATTAGGCAGTCAACCCGATACTTATATTTGTATTTGTCCCATCAGCCACAATCAAGAACGGGTTTGGCAATTTACCCGTCAACGGTTAAACCCGGAATGGGAGATGGCTTTATGTTTAGCCAATGGCGAAAATGACCTGTGGTTAGTATTAGCTCAAGACATTACAGAACAGCATCGAGTCGCCCAAGAACTAACAGCAAAAAATACCGATTTAATTCAACTTAATCGTCTCAAAGATGAGTTTATGGCTTGTATTAGTCATGAATTAAAAACGCCCCTTACCGCAGTTTTAGGCCTATCAAGTTTGTTAAAAGATCAAGCATTAGGAGAACTCAACGAAAGACAAGCCCGTTATGCCCAACTCATTCATAAAAGTGGTCGTCATCTGATGCTCGTAGTTAACGATATTTTGGATTTAACCCGAATAGAAACCGGACAGCTAGAATTAGTCTCGGAACCTTTACAAATTCAGGCAGTTTGTGAACGAGCTTTTGAAATGACACTTCAACAATATCAAAGCCAAGATAAATCCGATATCAAACTCCAAGCGGAAATCCTAGCCCAAACCAAAGGTCGATTTACCTTAGAGATTGAACCCGGTTTAGAAACATTAGTAGCTGATGAACTCCGTTTACGACAAATGCTAGTCAATTTGTTATGTAATGCCCTGAAATTTACCCCCGATGGCAGTGAATTTGGTTTAAAAGTTGGTCAATGGGAAAACTGGATTGCTTTTACCGTTTGGGATCAAGGAATTGGGATTCCTGATGATAAACAACATCTGATTTTTCAAAAATTTCAACAACTGGAAAGTCCCTTAACTCGTAAATTTGAAGGCACAGGATTAGGGTTAGTTTTAACTCAACGTTTAGCACGACTTCATGGGGGAGATGTTAGCTTTATTTCTAAACTCGATAAAGGCAGTCAATTTACCTTATTATTACCGCCCAGTCCCCCCCGTTGCAATTGGGAATTAGGCAATAAGATCAGTAGTGAAGAAACAGGATTTTCGTCTTCTGCTCATTCAACTTTCCCTCAACAATCTCGTTTAGTATTAGTTGCAGAAACCGTTCCCCATTTTATTCAAACCTTGAGTGAACAACTCACCCATTTAGGTTATCGGGTCGTGATTGCCCGTTCAGGAACAGAAGCGGTTGAAAAAGCCCGGCGCCTACAACCAAGAGTGATTTTGCTCAATCCTTTAATTCCTTTATTGTCCGGTTGGGATGTGTTAACCCTATTAAAAACCGATGTTCAAACCCATCAAATTCCGGTAATTGTTACTGCAACTTTAGGGGATAAACAACGGGCAATAGTGAATCATTGTGATGGCTTTCTCAATCTTCCGGTTCAAGGTTCAGAGTTAGAAAAATTGCTAGGGGAATTGTTACCAGAAGTTTCATCTTCTGTTCCTCAACCGTTAATGATTCTTTGGTTAAGTTTATCGGGAGATCAACATAACTTAAGTTCAACAGAAACACTAGGAAATAAAAACTCAATTTATCATTCAGCTTTATTTTTATCTCAGTTTTCCCATTGTCGAATTTTAGAAGCGGATGATATTAATCAAGCCGCCCTGATTGCTCGAATTTGGCATCCAAATGTGATCGTTTTAGAACGAGATACAGCCGTTAAAAATCCGTTGAATCTGCTGAATGAAATTAGTCTTCAAGAAAGTTTAGCCCATTTACCCATTGTCACCCTAGACCCTGTAACCACTCAAGTTGCTAATCAAGTTAAAAACTTATCAATTTTTCCCTGTTTAGCGAGTCCGTCTGAAGACTCCACAAAGAGTAAAATCTTTTCTCTCTCCATGAGTTCAGCTTTATTAGAAGTGATCCAAATTGCCACTCGTTTAAGTTGGAAACCGAGTATTTTAGTTGTGGATTCTTCTGTTTTACCGCAACAACAATTAGGTAATCGTTTAAAAACTAATCACCGAAATTCAAAACCAACATTTAAGCCCAAAGTAACAACCTCATCTTCCCAGATAAACTATTCCACTTCTATCAAGCCTTCAACGGTTAATTCTGACAATCTTGATTCCTCTTATAATACTAATCTGAAAATTGAGCAAGCCTTAGTTCAATATATTGAAATTGCTGGATTTCGCAGTATTATGGGCAAAGGTTGGGAAGAAATTCTTCAGAAAATTCAATGCAAAAGTTTGGATTTAATGTTAATTTGTTTTGAAGAAAAATCTTTTACTAATCTGGTTGAAGCCTTATCCGTTTTAGAAAAAATGGAAGCCAAAATCCCGGTGATTATTTTAGTAAAATCGGAGGTAAAGTTCAAAGGTAAAGCTGTAGAAAAAAAACGTAAACTTAAATCCTCATCTCCTGTTGAATTACAGGATTGTATTGGGGATAAAATCGCTATTCATCTCCAAAACTTTACCGCTAGTTTTCCCGTTAAAGTGTTACCCTTTAATCTCTCAGTAGAGTCTCTTTTAGAAGAAATTAAAATTCTATTAACTCACCTTCAACCTTAG
- a CDS encoding alpha/beta hydrolase — MIKSLGRILQQSYLEDLNPYSEKIDPTMNQPLFPMKPQFNLTSNLLFNQRRIISLLGGVFALAMTSFPVQAAEKVSLAFGQAKISVSVKALETYAKSGTIEPELKSFLLLLNSEDQQQFKNVLLDKHQIDSVMVSQFLNSPTGALFLNKLGDIIESETDSLNLSTVENGSQAIKIALIRANQDAEGITLLNILRQFPSPEIQLNTQKIFQLREQLNTQVQQTNSVITEIVKLSLEESTLSPTVNFSKKPDLRQVGDFDVTQKTLTLTDPKRQRKLTVDLYIPTPLSTVKRGKTNAIPVIIISHGLAANRTNYSYLGQHLASQGFFVVLPQHPGSDTNQLQAWLSGQASDGFQVSEFIDRPLDIHFLLDELEHLNTMEFQGQLNLKKVGVAGHSFGAYTALALAGAELDFNNLKKECTSTFNSVNLAQIFQCRALELPQEKYQFRDQRVQAIFIINPVNNSIFGQQSLSKIQIPVFWKTSGKDNVAPVAWEQVRSYTWLTTPNKYFLLAEGDHHIYLNLTAMNQSVSASLKEIVAPVPEPVNDYIRAFSLAFFEVYIDQDSTYQPYLQATYAKTISQEAYPLSLVRSLSLDQFLQAVKHVKTPGNSHNN, encoded by the coding sequence GTGATTAAATCATTGGGGCGCATTTTACAACAAAGTTATTTAGAAGACTTAAACCCGTATTCCGAAAAAATTGATCCCACTATGAATCAACCCTTATTTCCGATGAAACCCCAATTTAACTTAACATCAAATCTTCTGTTCAATCAACGTAGAATTATATCCCTACTCGGTGGAGTTTTCGCCCTAGCTATGACTTCCTTTCCAGTTCAAGCCGCTGAGAAGGTGTCTTTAGCCTTTGGACAAGCTAAAATATCCGTATCGGTAAAAGCCTTAGAAACCTATGCCAAATCAGGAACTATTGAGCCGGAATTAAAAAGTTTTTTACTCTTATTAAATTCCGAAGATCAACAGCAATTTAAAAATGTGTTGCTTGACAAACATCAAATAGACTCCGTGATGGTTTCTCAATTTTTAAACTCCCCCACAGGTGCGTTATTTCTAAATAAACTCGGAGATATTATTGAATCGGAAACCGATTCGCTAAATTTATCAACCGTTGAAAATGGTTCTCAAGCAATTAAAATTGCTTTAATCAGAGCGAATCAAGATGCAGAAGGAATTACCTTACTGAATATTTTACGTCAATTTCCTAGCCCAGAAATTCAACTGAATACCCAAAAAATATTTCAACTGCGAGAACAACTCAATACCCAAGTTCAACAAACAAATTCTGTGATTACAGAAATTGTAAAATTATCATTAGAAGAATCAACCTTATCCCCTACCGTTAATTTTAGTAAAAAACCGGATTTGAGGCAGGTTGGTGATTTTGATGTTACCCAGAAAACCTTAACTTTAACTGACCCCAAACGTCAGCGAAAATTAACGGTAGATCTTTATATTCCCACCCCACTCAGTACCGTAAAACGGGGAAAAACTAATGCAATTCCCGTGATTATTATTTCCCATGGATTAGCTGCTAATCGCACAAATTACAGTTATTTAGGTCAACATTTAGCCTCACAAGGATTTTTTGTTGTCCTCCCTCAACATCCAGGAAGTGATACCAATCAACTCCAAGCTTGGCTATCCGGTCAAGCATCCGATGGATTTCAAGTCAGCGAATTTATTGACCGACCCCTAGATATTCACTTTTTACTTGATGAATTAGAACACCTGAATACAATGGAATTTCAGGGTCAATTAAACCTTAAAAAAGTAGGGGTAGCAGGGCATTCTTTTGGCGCTTATACCGCCTTAGCCTTAGCCGGAGCAGAACTAGATTTTAATAACTTAAAAAAAGAATGTACCTCGACGTTTAATTCCGTTAATTTAGCTCAAATCTTTCAATGTCGAGCTTTGGAATTACCTCAAGAAAAATATCAGTTTAGAGATCAACGAGTTCAAGCAATTTTTATCATCAATCCAGTTAATAATAGCATTTTTGGACAACAGAGTTTAAGCAAAATTCAGATTCCGGTATTCTGGAAAACCAGTGGTAAAGATAACGTTGCTCCTGTTGCGTGGGAACAAGTTCGATCCTATACTTGGTTAACAACACCCAATAAATATTTTCTTTTAGCAGAAGGTGATCACCATATTTATCTTAATTTAACCGCCATGAATCAAAGCGTTAGTGCCTCTTTAAAAGAAATTGTAGCCCCAGTTCCCGAACCTGTAAATGACTATATTCGTGCCTTTAGTCTGGCTTTTTTTGAGGTTTATATTGATCAAGATTCCACCTATCAGCCCTACTTACAAGCTACCTATGCTAAAACAATTAGTCAAGAAGCCTATCCCCTGAGTTTAGTACGTTCTCTCTCCTTAGACCAATTTCTTCAAGCGGTAAAACACGTTAAAACGCCAGGAAATTCACACAATAATTAA
- a CDS encoding alpha/beta hydrolase, translating to MRWLSSFALTIASILLANLPGVAAESIVFPLGKTHISISLDSLENYANQGTINPKDPLATYLKLLSPEQQQSLRQLLQIHYTHQDISTEQFFNSPLILAFLTPLGNIIQTQSEENGADAIRTALVEVSNTPNGFTVLEVIRQFPSPEIRLNMEKTLEVLTKVFAFIRQTYGVTQSLEALSKIEAEKADFTDFSKIPDLRQAGIFKINKKTITVNNPHNNRQFDVDLYLPEIPPNSPKSSAVLSFPVIIISHGLISDRSRFQSLAQHLTSSGFAVAVPQHPGSDYQQLQSLLQGEVKDLFEPEQFIDRPRDITELLNQLEKLNISEFNHQLDLQNVGVLGHSLGGYTALTLAGATLDFTQLKTDCQQQDIPLNLSIFLQCRALELPPENYRLQDPRVKAIFILNPVNSSILGKSGLSRIQVPVFISASTADFLAPAILEQLKSFTWLTTSHKYLLLQNHANHFYDITEQNSSKISGISEFITPVSEITRHYIKAFSTAFFKTYLTQDSEYKPYLNAAYAQSISDPAYPLSLIQSLTPNQLTNAINGVTSDQK from the coding sequence ATGCGATGGTTATCATCTTTTGCCTTAACAATAGCGTCTATCCTCTTGGCTAATCTCCCCGGAGTGGCAGCAGAATCTATTGTTTTCCCCTTGGGAAAAACCCATATTTCTATATCCCTTGATTCCTTAGAAAATTATGCCAACCAAGGCACAATTAACCCGAAAGATCCCTTGGCTACCTATCTAAAATTATTGAGTCCTGAGCAACAACAAAGTTTACGACAACTCTTACAAATCCATTATACCCATCAAGACATTTCTACTGAACAATTTTTCAATTCCCCCTTAATTCTGGCATTTTTAACCCCTCTCGGAAATATCATTCAAACTCAGTCTGAAGAAAATGGAGCCGATGCGATTCGGACTGCTCTAGTTGAAGTTTCTAATACACCCAATGGTTTTACTGTTTTAGAGGTTATACGTCAGTTTCCAAGTCCAGAAATTCGCTTAAATATGGAAAAAACCTTAGAAGTTTTAACGAAAGTTTTTGCCTTTATTCGACAAACCTATGGGGTAACACAATCTTTAGAAGCTTTATCGAAAATAGAAGCCGAAAAAGCTGATTTTACTGATTTTAGTAAAATCCCTGATTTACGACAAGCCGGAATATTTAAGATCAATAAAAAAACAATAACTGTTAATAATCCTCACAATAATCGTCAGTTTGATGTTGATCTTTATTTACCAGAAATTCCCCCGAATTCCCCTAAAAGTTCGGCTGTATTATCCTTTCCTGTGATCATTATTTCTCATGGATTAATTTCTGATCGCTCCCGCTTTCAAAGTTTAGCTCAACATCTTACTTCCTCTGGTTTTGCGGTTGCTGTTCCCCAACATCCAGGGAGTGATTACCAACAATTACAATCCTTACTTCAAGGAGAAGTTAAGGATTTATTTGAGCCCGAACAATTTATTGATCGACCCAGAGATATTACCGAACTTCTCAATCAATTAGAAAAACTTAATATCAGTGAATTTAACCATCAATTAGACCTACAAAATGTTGGCGTATTGGGTCATTCTTTAGGGGGATATACGGCTCTGACTTTAGCGGGAGCTACCCTCGATTTTACCCAACTCAAAACCGACTGTCAACAACAAGATATTCCCTTAAATCTCTCCATCTTTCTTCAGTGTCGAGCATTAGAACTTCCCCCAGAAAATTATCGCCTACAAGACCCTAGAGTCAAAGCTATTTTTATATTAAATCCTGTCAATAGTAGTATTTTAGGAAAATCAGGTTTAAGTCGGATTCAAGTTCCTGTTTTCATTTCAGCAAGTACAGCAGATTTTTTAGCTCCGGCTATATTAGAGCAGTTAAAATCCTTTACTTGGTTAACAACTTCTCATAAATATTTACTTCTCCAAAATCACGCCAATCATTTTTATGATATTACCGAACAAAACTCTTCTAAAATATCAGGAATTTCTGAATTTATTACCCCAGTATCAGAGATTACTAGACATTATATTAAAGCGTTTAGTACGGCATTCTTTAAAACCTATTTAACTCAAGATTCTGAATATAAACCCTATCTTAATGCGGCTTATGCTCAAAGTATTAGCGATCCAGCTTATCCCCTCAGCTTAATTCAATCTCTGACTCCTAACCAATTAACGAATGCCATCAATGGTGTAACCTCTGATCAAAAATAA
- a CDS encoding alpha/beta hydrolase → MLKFLKSGGNYQPHKQNKTIRSISNPFFEFCLGIASVLIATTHSAIAAETIAIRYNISKAFISVKDLETFAKTGDVSPILSIYGKALKVEDGEKLRQLLLTPMTASPWSIEQFNNTPMGMTILTRFGNFIQTDNDQKGVNALKSAINQASNLPGGLTLLGVLQKFPGQTLEIDVNFAITAIRDLSQVIYEDKSVINWINQQAKTQIDNPAINNRPTQLKDPGTIQWKKETFTYEHPQRNISSPVDVYIPQVSTSTPVIVISHGLGSDRTTFKYLAEHLASHGYFVAVPEHLETSSTGLANFLAGNAPPPGPEVFINRPLDITSVLNLLEKKAKSSAFPSELQLNNVGVLGQSYGGYTALALAGAGFNTTKINQECEQSANRQLTLNISILLQCQATSIANKGYDLKDERVKAIIAINPITSVVFGQEGMSKIQIPALMIGGSDDYIAPAVPEQINPFSWLTSLNKYLILLDRGTHFSFLEPGEESVLPVPPQLIGPDPELAFPVLKAISLVFFNSYIRNQTEYLPYLNAGFIQGNETTPFNLSIVNSLTQEEIQSAISQHR, encoded by the coding sequence ATGTTAAAATTCTTAAAAAGTGGGGGTAATTATCAACCTCATAAACAGAATAAAACGATTCGCTCTATCTCTAATCCCTTTTTTGAATTTTGCTTAGGAATAGCATCAGTTTTAATCGCCACAACCCATTCAGCGATCGCTGCCGAAACAATTGCTATCCGGTATAATATTAGCAAAGCATTTATTTCCGTTAAAGACCTAGAAACCTTTGCAAAAACCGGAGATGTTTCCCCAATTTTATCAATTTATGGAAAAGCCTTAAAAGTTGAAGATGGCGAAAAACTACGTCAACTTTTACTAACTCCCATGACCGCCAGCCCTTGGAGTATTGAACAATTTAATAATACTCCAATGGGGATGACAATTTTAACTCGCTTTGGGAATTTCATCCAAACAGATAATGATCAAAAGGGTGTAAATGCGTTAAAATCTGCGATTAATCAAGCCTCTAATCTTCCGGGGGGTTTGACTTTACTGGGTGTTTTACAAAAATTTCCGGGTCAAACCCTAGAAATTGATGTCAACTTTGCTATTACAGCAATTCGAGATTTATCTCAAGTTATTTATGAAGATAAATCTGTGATCAATTGGATTAACCAACAGGCGAAAACACAAATCGATAATCCTGCTATTAATAACCGACCGACTCAGTTGAAAGATCCGGGTACAATTCAATGGAAAAAAGAAACATTTACTTATGAACATCCTCAACGAAATATATCTTCTCCCGTTGATGTTTATATCCCCCAAGTTTCTACTTCCACCCCCGTGATTGTGATTTCTCATGGTTTAGGTTCCGACCGAACAACCTTTAAATATTTAGCAGAACATTTAGCCTCTCATGGGTATTTTGTTGCAGTTCCTGAACATTTAGAAACCAGTTCTACTGGGTTAGCTAATTTCTTAGCAGGGAATGCTCCTCCTCCGGGCCCAGAAGTTTTTATTAATCGCCCATTAGATATTACTTCTGTCCTCAATCTTTTAGAAAAAAAAGCAAAAAGTTCTGCTTTTCCCAGTGAATTACAGTTAAATAATGTCGGTGTTTTAGGTCAATCCTATGGCGGTTATACGGCTTTAGCGTTAGCGGGAGCAGGGTTTAATACCACGAAAATTAATCAGGAGTGTGAACAATCAGCCAACCGACAACTCACATTAAATATTTCAATATTACTGCAATGTCAAGCCACTTCTATTGCAAATAAAGGTTATGATCTTAAAGATGAACGAGTCAAAGCAATTATTGCGATTAATCCGATTACCAGTGTTGTTTTTGGTCAAGAAGGGATGAGTAAAATCCAAATTCCAGCCTTAATGATTGGCGGAAGTGATGATTATATAGCCCCCGCAGTTCCTGAACAAATTAATCCCTTTTCTTGGTTAACCAGCCTCAATAAATACTTGATATTATTAGATCGAGGAACCCATTTTTCCTTCTTAGAACCCGGAGAAGAATCCGTGCTTCCGGTGCCCCCTCAACTCATTGGCCCTGATCCCGAATTAGCTTTTCCCGTGTTGAAAGCGATCAGTCTGGTATTTTTTAATAGTTATATTCGCAATCAAACCGAATATTTACCCTATTTGAATGCAGGTTTTATTCAAGGAAATGAAACCACTCCTTTTAATTTAAGTATTGTTAATTCTTTAACTCAAGAGGAGATTCAATCAGCAATTAGTCAACACCGCTAA
- a CDS encoding Uma2 family endonuclease has translation MTQTPVKLTFEEYLTYDDGTDNRYELEDGVLIPMTPASPIHSDIIGFLFICFYQEIQRRNLDLKVKQGDVGIRTRLSRSRQPDIAIIQGEDWRRLRQFKKSAILEVPALLVVEVVSPGEDNENRDYVKKMTEYAEFGICEYWIIDPLTEQVIVNFLMNGSYQNTVFTGQQQIICQLFPDLNLTVEQVLIAE, from the coding sequence ATGACTCAGACCCCTGTAAAGTTAACGTTTGAGGAGTATTTAACCTACGATGACGGAACAGATAATCGTTATGAACTTGAAGATGGGGTGTTAATTCCAATGACACCTGCGAGTCCGATTCATTCTGATATTATCGGGTTTTTGTTTATCTGTTTTTATCAGGAAATTCAAAGACGGAATTTAGATTTAAAAGTAAAACAGGGAGATGTGGGGATACGAACTAGATTAAGTCGCTCCCGACAACCAGATATTGCTATTATTCAAGGAGAAGATTGGCGACGGTTACGACAGTTTAAAAAATCAGCCATTCTGGAAGTTCCGGCTTTATTAGTAGTAGAAGTTGTGAGTCCAGGGGAAGATAACGAAAACCGAGATTATGTTAAAAAGATGACTGAATATGCTGAATTTGGGATTTGTGAATATTGGATTATTGATCCTTTAACAGAGCAAGTTATTGTTAATTTTTTGATGAATGGAAGTTATCAGAATACTGTTTTTACAGGTCAACAACAAATTATTTGTCAACTATTCCCCGACCTCAATTTAACCGTTGAGCAAGTTTTAATAGCAGAATAA